CGTTCCAGTTGCCGTCCAGCAGACAGCGGATGGCGTGGCGCCTGAAATGGGTTGTTAGAAAATTGTGGACCATTCGCCATGCTATTGATCAGGACTTACCAGAGCCGCGACGAGTACTGCGGTGGACCTGTGTCGTCCCTATCGCTGATAAGTGACTGTACTCCTGGGTTGTTGGTTGACTGAGCGTACAGGTCCACGACGATGTCGAGGTTGTTTGGGTCGCTGTGGGTGTGTTAGCCTCCGGCTGTAGCTGACTCCTAAGCTCTTTCGACAGCAGAGCCGCCTTTCCCGTGCTGCAGGTGTCATGGACCTCGTTGAAAGGGCAAGATGCTTACATTGGACCCggcggtggtggtggtggcgGCGGTGGCCTATCATCAAGTCAGCTTCACCTTCACAAATCGGACGGACCCCATCGAAAATCAGCTCTTGCGTTACAGCAGTGTTACGTACGGGAACGCAGCATCGCTGTGGCTGTGGCAGCACTTGCCACGGACGAAGATCTGGAGCTCGAGCGGCATCTTCGTTGTTTTGATTGTTGGTATGGAATTGGCAGCCGGCGCGAGCTATGAAGATGGAGAACTACACCTGAAACCCTGCATTTGAGGAGTGAAGCGCATGGCCTCACTTTGCAGGGGTTCCGGGATTGACAAACGGCGAGAATACCAAAAAAGCTTTGCATTGAGCGCTTTATGCAATGTGCACTCCACGGCATCACAATATTCACGGCGCTCTAGTTGCAACCAGACTAAGAGAGCAAGGTCAATGTCTACAAATGGCTCGAAGCGTTGCATTGCTTCCAACAGGATGAGAGCAATATATCGAAGCCGTGGCGTGTCTGAAGTGAAGTGAAAGAGGTTGACGACAACATCATATCGTATTCACAGCCCTACACGCGCTACGATATGCTTCGGTGACATATATGCATCTCGAGTAACGACAGTACATCGCTGCTCTTGATACTCGAGCTCAGCTCTTCGAAAGGACAGCGTGTTTCGAGGCGAAGTCAAGGAAATGTCCATATGCAAATACCTGCTGCCAATAGCCTCGTTTCGCTGCTGCAGAAATCGCGGCTGGACAACTGCTCTCTAGAACATCGAGCCTATCTATGCGTCGAGTCTTCCATTCATCTTGTTCACGATCCAATGTAGCTTCGTGCGATATCACAGAGCGTTTGCGTGGCTGCCACGAGCGCGACTGATAGACAAGGATCGGCAGCCGGCCCGAAGACTCGAGCGTCCGTGCGTTTTGTCTCCATCGGGCCCCGGCAGGATTGTGCGACTTCCCTTGCATGCACCGCAGGCATCAGTCCTTCTGGGAACGGAGTCATGCTGAGAACGACATGAGGCTTCACGCGACTCCGTGCACGATACATCGTCAACATAGAGCCTGGTGTTGAGCATCATGGCGCAGATCATCCTGGACGGTGCGCGATCCGGCCAGCTCGGACTCGAGACACCAGCACGAGATGGTATCTGCTTCAACAATGTCTGGGACCCGCAAGATGCGCACTTCGAGCAGTGCTTCTTACCAGTCATCGCTGCGATTCCAGCGATCCTGGCGGCGGCGATCCTGTTCCTCCACATTCTGAGACTTCTGATACCCGCACGGTGGCGACCTCGCTGGACGAGACCTTTCGTGGAGGAAGTACTCGAGCCGCAGGTCGAGGTTGATCTGGTTCCTAGGAGACGATGGACATTCTTCAGCATCGCCCTGTGTGCGCTTAACACGATTGGACTCTTGCTTCAGACTTTGGCGGCTGCGGCTCATTTAGTCCACCTACAGTGGTACGACGAGACCGGCAGGCTGGCCCCCAAGCCCGAGCAAGTCCATTTTGATATCTATGATGGAATCGCTCTACTCTTGGTCCTACCTTGGTTGGTGAACCTGGTCGAGGTACTGCTTTACCAGCCGAGACGGGTGCCTTATGCGATCTTGTCAACAACTGTGGCTTTCACTATCGTGAGCGCGATACTGCTGGAGAACCTCACCTTCAACACCGAGTGTTCGGACTTCTTCTGCGTGCAGAAGGGACTGAACATTGCGAGCACCACAGTGGCTGTACTGATTCTGATGCTTCTGCTTCTCATGCCGTCTCGAGATCCGCTACTCCCTGCGAAAGATATCAGCATGCCATTCACAGCACCATCATCTGCGTTGCGAAGTCCAGAAGAAGCACTCACGGTCTGGCAATTCATGACCGTGACCTGGCTCAAGCCCTTGATGGACATCGGAGGCAAACGGCAGCTAGAGTTCGAGGATATATGGTCTCTGCCGCATGAATTCCAGCACCGGATGCTACACGACAACTTTCGACAGCTACGAGGGACCGTCATAAAGCGACTGTTGATCGCCAATGGCATTGATCTTGTAATCGTCACCATCCTTGGCCTCATCGAGCAAGTCGCACAGTATGGTGCTCCAGTCTTCCTGCAGCTGATATTAAGCTCGATGGAAGATCCCGAAAGTCCAAAACGGGTGGCGCTTACGTATTCTGCTATGGCTTTGTGCTCACGTCTTCTAGGCGCGCAAGTCTCCGTCTTCAGCTTGTGGTTCGGACGAAGATGTTACGAACGATCGAGAGGTGAGATGATCACGATGCTGTACGAAAAGACACTTGGGCGCAAGATCTCGTTCGCTGAGCCTGAGAAGAAGAAAGACGAAGCAGGTGCAAGGAAGGGAACCACCAACGGCCATGCTAATGGGCATACGAACAGCGAGACGAAGGCCGAGGCACAACAGACGTGGTGGTCTGGCTTCTTCAGCAAGCAGACCAGTTCTGTACCTGAAAATGAGCCAGCTTCGATGGGGAAGATCTTGAACTTGATGCGTAATGATGTGTACGAAGTGGCGCAACGATTTTGGGAGTTCGACAATCTCATTCGCAAGCCAATTGCCATTCTACTGTCAATCTCGCTCGTCGTCAACTACCTCGGCTGGCCGTCTCTGGTGGCTGTCGGTCTCGTCATCTTCGCGCAAGTCATGAACGCGCTTCTTGCCAAAGCTTTGATCCTCGTTGAGAAGAAGCGAAGAGTGGCCACGGACTCGAAGCTTCAGCTCATCTCGCAGTTCGTCGAAGCGATCAGACATCTAAGGTGGTATGGCTGGCAAGACCATTGGCTATCCCAAGTCCTCTCCGCTCGACAGAAGGAACTCACATATCGCATCTTCTCCGGCATCTGGGTATTGCTCATTGGCTTTGTTAACACCTTGTCATACGATCTGACCCCAGTGGTGGCATTCGCTTCATACACCTTAATCGCCAAGAAGCCACTCACGATCGATCTCGCCTTTCCAGCTCTGCAGCTTTTTAGTATGATGACCTCTCAGCTGAAGGAGCTACCTGGTCTTGTCATAGCCCTGATCAATGCATGGGTGGCAGTGCAGCGTATCCAGGACTTCATGGCAGAACCAGATCTGCAGCAGATGGCTACGGCGGCGCTGATCGGAGGCAAGCTCGCGGTCGAGGGGGGATCTTTCTCGTGGCCCGGCGCGAATGCGACTGTCCTCACGGACATTAGCATCTCATTTCCAGAAGCTTTGACCGTGGTCTGTGGTGAAGTAGCATCTGGCAAGACTGCACTTCTGCAGGCCCTACTCGGCGAGCTCGACATGCACAAAGGACAGCTGATCAGACCACCCGAGCCGATCGGGTATTGTGTGCAGACGCCCTGGCTACAAAGTATGAGTGTGCGAGAGAATATACTCTTTTCTGCGCCACTTGAAGATGACAGGTATCGTGCCGTGCTTGATGCATGTGCCTTGACGCCAGACCTGGCAGAGTTCAAGGCTGGAGACTTGTCACTGATCGGAGAGAATGGCATCGGCTTGTCTGGCGGACAAAGAGCTCGAGTGGCACTGGCTCGTGCTGTGTACAGCAGAAACAAGATTCTGCTACTGGACGACCCGCTTGCTGCACTGGACCAACAGACCGCAGAGCACATCGTCCAAAAGCTGTTTGAAGGCCCTCTTCTGAAAGATCGTACGGTAGTCCTGGTGACACATCGGACCGATCTGGTCCTGCGAGTTGCCGAGCAAATAGTCAAGATCGATGCCGGCCAAGCGTCGATACTGGACAAGGAGGCAGCAGTAGCAGACCTCGGTCTAGCAGCACCATATAAGCAAGAAAAAGCAACGGTCGCCGAGGATGAAGAGAATGCCAAGAAACTCGCAGCGGCAATACCAGACAAGTTCATCGAGGACGAACATCGAGCATACGGGGGCGTACAGGCCAAGGTCTACTGGCAGTACATCAAAGCTGGAGATCTGCGCTTCTGGGCCATCACGATTGTCATCCTTGTGGTCTATCGCTGTTTAGCACTACTGGAAGCGTGGTTCCTCAAAGCATGGGGCGAAGCGTACAACACCAAAGCCAAGGCGTCAATGTTTGTCTACTCTCACGATGTGGCCTACCACACGAACGACATCTTCGGCGATCTTCCTCCCCCTGAAGATAATATCAAGCCGTGGCTGATAGGCTTTCTCGTGCTGGCTCTGGGACAGTCGTTCGCTTACATTGCATCTCAAGGCATGCTTTTGGTGATAGTATACACCGCAGCCAAGAACATGTTTCGCGACATAATGGAAAAGGTTGCGTACGCCACGTTCCGCTTCTACGATGTCACGCCAGTCGGCCGACTGATGAATCGCATGACTTCCGACATTGGCGTCATCGATGGTGGCATTAGTATGCAGTTCTCAGCCATTTCATGGATGCTCATAAGCTGGATCTCATCTGTGGTCGTCATTGCATCAATCACGCCGAGCTTCTTGGTCTTCACAGTTGTGCTGGCATTTGTGTTCGTTGCGGTCTTCAGACGCTTCATACCAACATCGCAGAATCTGCGCCGCCTAGAGATGGTCTCGCTGACGCCACTTATGTCTAACTTCGGTGAGCTTCTCAACGGGTTGGCTACAGTCAGAGCTTTCGGTGCACAATCTCGCTTCCAAGATCGTGTCATCAGTGTTGTCGACACCTTTCAGAAGATGGACCACTTCTACTGGAGCGCGCAAGCGTGGCTACAATACAGATACGATATTCTGTCTGGACTTGCGACTTTCTTCCTCTTTCTCCTGGCGGTGTGGACCAATCTTTCACCAGGACTGACAGCTTTTGCTCTGCTTTCGGCGTCAAAATTTGTAAACGTGACACACGGCCTGTGTCGACAGTATGGTCAGCTCCAGATGGAATTTGTCTCAGTTGAGCGAGTGGTCGAGCTGCTACACTTGGAACAAGAACCGAAAGGGTCGATCGAACCTCCTGCATGGTGGCCATCGTTTGACGGAGACATTACATTCAAGAATGTGGTCATCAAGTATGCACCACATCTCGACCCAGCTCTGGCAGGCATCACGTTCACCGTCAAGGGAAGATCAAAGACGGCGATCATCGGTCGTACTGGGTCTGGTAAAAGTACTTTGGCACTCGCCTTGCTTGCAACCATTCTGCCCGACATGGGCCATATTTCTGTCGACAACGTGGACCTCGCTGAGGTAGACAAGCAGTGTCTGCGAACACGAGTCACTTTCCTCGCCCAAGATCCTGTTCTTTTCCCTGGCTCGATGCGAAAGAATCTGGACCCTGTAAACGAACACACTGATGAGGAATGCGAGCTTGTGCTGAGACGAGTGTGTGAGAGGCAAGGGTGGCAGCTTGCCAGTAAAGTAGAAGGAGGTGGCAAGAACCTCAGCCAAGGTCAAAGACAACTTGTCGGCCTGGCCAGAGCTGTGCTACGACGAAGTGCCATCATCATCCTCGACGAAGCTACAGCTTCTATTGATCGTGAGACTGCAATGCAAATTCAGCAGGTCATGCATGAGGAGATGAAGGACAGTACCGTGATTACCATTGCGCACCGACTGGAGGCTGTTCGCAACGCGGATTACTGCATTGTGTTAGGGAAAGGCAAGATCATTGAGCAAGGTCCAGCTGCAGAGATGCTGGGAGAGCACCGAGAAGAGGTCGCACAAAACATAGACGAGGACGAAGACGAATAGAGATAGATATGAGACCATGAATGTATGATTTGAGATGCAGCCAGGCGCGACTCTTGCGCTTCAGTGGTCCAGCAAATGTCATGGCTGATACTGCGTTCCCCTGGCCGAAACCGAAACCCAAGCACCCCAAGCTCGAAGGCAACACGCTCGAGCGCACCAAGCACCCTGGCGGCAATGACCGGACCTGCTGCGGGACTACACGTCattaagcgtagcgaccgaGCGCTAGCCACACCGGAGTACGAGCTTGCGAGTACGTGGGTGAGGCGTCAGCGAGGGAGTGAAGCTCTATACCAGCCCTCAACTAGCCTTGGCGCCCGCTTTGATTGGTCAACTTTCAAGTTttagggtcacgtgacctaccgcactgtgcctgttggcgaactcgcaaacatatactcgtcgctaacgcctatgtcgtcgtataataagcactgtacgtcgggtagcggtagcgtggatcgcacgctactttgcagtctagaagggttggtagagagctccactccgctacgcttacctttggaggttcacaaccgccaacagcacattttTGTGCATGCATACCACCAGCTTCTAGGCCCATATTCGCAAGCAACATCCGCGCAGCTTGCGTGATCATCTGGTTGGTCTCGCAAGAGTGTCGCAGAAAAGCTTGGTATCGAAACCGGTGGGTTGTCTAACATGCATGAAGCCCAGCAATTTTGAAGCTGCCACGACGTATATCTCGCCATCGTTCCAGGACGACTTTGAACTCCCTAAGGCACTTCTCAAAGACGGCCACCATGAGCAACGGCAAGTTCGAGCATGTCCCGCTCTCAACATCTGGACCCCAAGAATGTGCTCTGATCGGAAAGGCTTTGTTGACTACACCATATCTGAACAAAGCATCGGCTTTCTCGGAAGATGAGCGCAAGCAATTCGACCTGGGAGGTCTGCTACCTTCTCGGGTCAACACTCTCGAGGAGCAGGTGAGACGTGCATACGATCAATACCAGACTCACAAGACACCGCTCGGCAAGAACACATTCATGACCAGCATGAAAGAGCACAATGAAGTGCTGTACTATCGACTCATCCAGGATCATCTGAAGGAGATGTTTCCTATCATATACACTCCCACCGAAGGCGATGCAATTGCGGACTACAGCAGACTATTCAGACGACCCGAAGGTTGCTTCCTGGATATCACGAAGCCGGAGAACATCGAGCAGGCGCTTGATAGGTGGGGTGGGCCGGATGATATTGATGTGATCGTCGCTAGCGACGGCGAGCAGATCCTGGGTATCGGTGGTCAGGGGGTGGGAGCCGTCTTGATAAGTATTGCAAAGCTTGTAATCTACACGCTGTGCGCCGGTGTACATCCCTACCGCACACTGCCGGTGGTCCTTGACGTCGGAACCGACAATCAAGAGCTTCTCAACGACGATCTATACCTTGGAGTTCAGCGACCACGAGCTCGCGGCGAAGAGTACGATGCCTTTATTGATAAGTTTGTGCAGGCCTGCCGGAAACGATACCCAAAGGCGTACATTCATTTCGAAGACTTTGGTCTTGCGAATGCGAGGCGGATTCTGGACAAGTACACACCACAAATCGCCTGCTTCAACGACGATGTCCAAGGCACTGGCTGCGTAACTTTGGCCGCCATATACGCCGCTGCACATGTCGCCAAGCTGAAGATCAGCGAGCTGCGTTTCGTCATGTTTGGCTCTGGATCTGCTGGCACGGGTATCGCAGACCAAATCCTCGATGCAATCTCCGTTGAGAGCGGCAAGTCGAAAGAAGAAGCCGTAAAGCAGATCTACTGCGTCGACAAGCCTGGCGTCCTCCTCCAAAGCTTCAAAGACGATCTCACTCCAGCCCAGCACCCTTACGCCAAAGCCGACGAGGAGTGGAAAGATTCCGATCACAAGTCCCTCCTCGACGTTGTCAAGAAGGTAAAACCACACGTTCTGATTGGAACCAGCACCAAGCCCAAAGCCTTCACAAAGGATGTCGTTCAAGAAATGGCCAAGCACGTCGACCGACCCATCATATTTCCACTCTCAAACCCCACCCGCTTCCACGAGGCCGATCCCAAAGACCTCTTCGAATGGACCGATGGTAAAGTCCTGACGGCTACCGGCTCCCCCTTCCCACCCGTTGAAACCAAAGACGGCCGCAAGCGAGAGATTGCCGAATGTAACAACTCCACGACTTTCCCTGGTATAGGCCTCGGTGTCATCCTCTCACGCTCAAAGCTTTTGACGAAAGAGATGCTTGTCGCAGCCGTCAAGGCTTTAGCAGCACAGGCACCTGCCCTCAAGGACCCTGATGCAGGGCTGCTGCCCGATATTGAGAATGTCAGGGAGATTAGCATCAAGATCGCAGCTGGGGTTATCAAGCAGGCTGTCAAGGACGGTTTGAATCAGGAGAAGAATATACCGGAGGGCGAGGAGGATCTGGAGGAGTGGATCCGAGAGCAGATGTGGGTGCCCGAGTATCGTGCGTTGAAGAAGGTGGATAGGGAGAATGCTAGTGCGGTCGCGAGGGGTGAGAGCGGAAGCAAGGGTGTCGGGAAAGTTGATGCTTAGTGAGACTAGCTGACAACAGTGTACATGCACGATGTCGCCAGAGTCTTCCACGATTGCAGTGCAGGCAGATAGAGGCCACTGCAGACTTCTCCAGATGTCGATACAGTCCAGGCCAGAACGTGGATCTTTCACAGTGGTCCAGTCATCGTCAAAGGGTTCCAGGATGAAGGTGTGGACGTTGAGAAGCCACATGTCAAAACGTGCCAGGTCGGCCTGATATATTGCCTGCGGTTCTGTTGTGACTGCTGATGAAGGCTGAATCGAGATGACAACGCTGCAGCTGAACAGCTGTGCTCGAGCCACACCTTTGGAGCTCGCCTACAAGCACACTCATGCCGTGCAACAGGAGACTCTTATAACATCAAGCCGGGACGCAGGGCATGTTCAAAATGCCGGCTTCGAGTGAATGTTTCCATGCCTGTGTACAATTCATACAGCTATCTTACAAATGCCTTGATACTGTGCAGTGTCTTCGTCGATTACAGAACGGCCGTAAAGTTGTGCTTTATTTCCAATGCAATGCTAATGTGCCTCCCATCCTAAATGCTGCTCTTTGCCAACAATCAAGCACTCTTGCTCTTGGTTCCCGAAATCTCCGTAACATTGAACTCGGGTGTCTGGAGGTCCGCGTAATCGCTCGTGGCAGCGTAAACAGCCTTCTCGCCGTAGTAGTTGTAGACAGTCGAGGTAGCCACATCGGTAACCTCATATCGGAGCTGGAGGAGGTTGTCGTCCTTGCTAATGAAAGCGTAGAGTTTCGAGCCGTTGCTGACGTGTGCGCACTCCTTGAAGGACTTGTTGTCGTCGAGGTTGCCCTCGCAGTGCACGCCGTTCGGTACGCTTGGGTGGGTGCCGGCAATGTCTGGGTGCACGGCGATGTCGAGGTACCAGTCGCAGCCGACGGTGCAGCCGAAGACGAAGTTGGTGACTTCGAATTGGCCGGGTGCTGCTGCTGGCTCGACGCCGGCTGGGAGGGCGGTGGCGAGAGTCGCGGCCGCGAGGGTGAGGAGGCTTGAGGCGAGCATTTTGTGTTGGGCTGTGGTTTGTTTTGGGAGTTCTGGTGGAGGATGCTGTTGTCAAGTTCTGTTGTTGATGTGCTTGGGGTGAAAGCAAGGTACACTGGGAGAGATGAGCTTCTTAAACCTTCTGCCTACCATCAGTCCATAGTCGCTATACGGTGTGTATGCAAGGAAGCATTGTCAATACGAGAGACAGCGCAAAAGCTAGAGTGCGTCAACGTCACTTGGGGATGTTGTCGGCGAGTCGCCGTGAGATGAGCTCGCAGATAATCTATCTTTGGCATCAAGCGTCACGATCAGCAGCAGGGTGGAGGCACGCCGGCCCAGTTGAGCTTCTTCATCCGTCTTGGCCTCATGACTGCATCACGTGTCCGTGTGTGTATTCTTCGGCAGGGCGGAAGAAATGGCTCGTTTCTTTGGTGTTCCCGGCCGTTCGCATTGAGATATGAAGTCGTCGTAGAGAAGACAAGTCGTGAACAGCAGGCATCATGTACCTTGACGAGACCGAGTTCTTGACGAGACGCAGGACCGCGGCTGCTCGCAAAACAAGGTATCGTTGTATACAGTATCGAGCTCGCTAGCACAGGGCCACTGCTTCTAGATCTTCCTTCTCTTCGCACCGAATGTTCCCTCTCTTTCTCGCATCGTCATTCAGCATTTCTGCTCAGGCCAAGTCGGCTGTTTAATAGTTGCATGGCGGTTCCATCGTTGACAACCGGGCGAGTCGAGACTTAGCTCCATCGTACGGTATGCCAGGGCCAGGAAAGGTCAAAGTCTGATGGCACGAACACGAGATCTTTCGCAACAGCCAGGATCCAGCATCGAGGGCAGGCAAAGCGACGAGCCAGGTATCAGATGTCGCAGTGCTCGTCGTGCGTCTTCCAGAACATGCAAGCTGCCGCATGGCAAGACTGGGGGCATCATTGCCGCTGATACTCCTCTGCTATGGCTCTCGCAGAGTCTCCTTCGCTGCGCTGAGGACGCCTGTGAAGTGTTAATGCGATGATGTTGACAACAGAAGGATCAGGAATCTGCAAGCCCCCGACCAGATCTCGGTACGGAGATCGGAGTTGGAACTCAATCGCAAGAAGCATAACTTGACGCCCTTTGTTTGTACAGTAGGAGTAGAACGCCATGATAAAACTTTCATGTAATGCGAACCTGGAGTCCGTTGTGACGAAGCGTAAGTATCATCAGATAGCTACTTTCTTATTCTCATGTTCACATTGGCCCTTGCCGACACGAGGTTCGCCTGATACCAACATGGCAACCCAAACAACCATCGAACTCCAGCCCATGGGCCGAGAAGAACAAATAGCAAAGACGATACTCCCAGAAATTGCAGAATCATCAGAACGAACACTCGACTCCGGCCCACCAAGCTCAAGCCCACCCTCCACTCTCGACCACGAACCTCCCACCCCAAAACTCGCAACCTCCCGCGCCTGGATCGTAATAACGCAACTCTGCGGCATAAACTTCATCTCCTCCTTCAGCAACGGGCTCCTCACAATCGGCCTGCCCGAGATATCCCGTGACCTCATGATCCCCTCGCAACTCTCACTCTGGCCCAACTCCGTCTTCTACCTCACAGCAGGCTCATGTCTTCTGCTCGCTGGCTCGATTGTCGATGTGATTGGCCCCAGGCGTGTCAATCTGCCCGGTGCTTTGATCTTGGGAGTGTTCATTCTGGCATGTGGACTTTCGAGGAACGCGATCGATCTGGTCATGTTCAGAGCGTTGCAGGGAATCGCGAATGCGATGATCATGCCACGTGCGGTGAGTATTGTGTCGACGAATATTGAGGATGGAAGACCGAGGAATATTGGCTTCGCTTAGATCTTTTTGGCGATGCCGTTGGGATTTGCGTTTGGTCTGGTGCTTGGTGGTGTGTTTCAGAATGGAACTGGCTGGGGGGTCGGCTTCTACGCTGGTGGTGCGACTGGGTTGTTGTTCTTCTTGGTCAGTATCTGGGCACTTTCTGCAGACCTAAGGCTTGTGTCCATGGAAGAAGTCATGAAGAGGCTCGGGACGGAGATTGACTGGGTGGGAGCTGGCATGGCGAGCACTGCTCTTGCTTTATTCTCATACGTTCTTGCGTGAGTGATCTGGAAGTAGTTTGATGTGTGGAAAGCTGACAAGCCATAAGATACTTTCCGCCGACACGAGTCGCATCGAGGACTCCGAAACCATTGGCCTGCTGATCTTCAGCATTTCGCTCTTGATCGGGTTCCCGCTCTGGATGCAGTTACAGCAGAAACGTGGCCGGCCCCCGTTGATCCCGAATCACATCTGGAACAATTGGTCCTTCACCAGCGTCTGCTTGATGATACTCCTAGCAAATGCGGTAGTGAACTGCATGGAGCTCTTCTGCAGTTTGTTGTAAGTGTCCTGGTGTTGCGAGAATATGTCGACTTCGCTGACAGCACATAGCTTCCAAGAAGTACAGCTTCTTTCAGCGATCGAAGCCTCGATTCGGGTCCTGCCACAGATCTTAGTGGGCACATCTCTTAACTTCCTGACTGGCGTCTCCGTCAACACAGTTCCAATCATGCCGGCAGTCGTGATCTCAAGTGTACTGGGCGCCGGCGCACCTCTTCTCATGGCCATCATTAACCCGAGCTGGTCATATTAGTTTTGTGCCTTCTGGGCTCAAATTCTGGCTCCTTTAGCTGTGGACATTCTGTTCACTGTTGGCACTCTTGTGGTATCATCGGCATTTCCTCAACGGACTCAAGCTATGGCGGGTGCGGTGTTCAGCACATTCTCGCAAATCGGATCATCGATCGGGTTTTGCGTGACGCAGGTTGTCTCCAGCTCGGTAACAGCCGAGTCGAGCTTTGAGAACAAGAGTTCGCCGCAGGCGCTGATGAAGGGCTATCGTGCTACGTTCTGGACGCTTTTTGCCTGGATGATTGCGACTTGCGTCATTGCAGGCGTCGGCTTGAGAAAGGTTGGCAAGGTCGGGGTGCAAAGAGACTGAGGTCTCGGTCCTGGCACAGATACTACTTTAGAGGGTGCATTGGTTGTAGTGGATGGTCAAAAATGCTTGCAAGTCCCTAGACTTAGCTGGTCAGTGTTCACTCGCAGATCGGCATTCGTGGTTGCCTTACTCAGGCTCCTTCTACGATGAATGTCCTGGTCAAAGCCGCGTTGCTCTTGTTGATGCGGCCTGAGCACTCCAATTTGCCGTATTGGTTATAGGAGGGTATACTGCGTCAAAGGCACCGGCACCATTCTCGCAGATGCATGCTCCAGATGACCAAAAGCTTTGTAGCAGTTCAATGTGTACAGCATTCTCAGCACGAAGTCGACCACATTCTGCGCTCAATTCTCGGACTTTGGCTTGTAGCTCGCTGTTCGCGCCATTGCTCAATCGCAACCGCTCGTTCAACCCAGCGATCATGTCTTTCTGACGGTCTCGGCACTTTCGTTGGCTGCGAATCGTGAGCACGCGCAATGCAGACTGAGGGGCATGTTTCGTCTCACGCTTCACGATTCTGCTGCTTTCGTCGAAGCACTTTCGTCACTGCCTCGTTGTAGCTGATATTCGGAGGCGAGGTCGAGGGCGAGGAGGGCCACGGCGCGGCTGCCGAGTGGTCGGCTGTCGCGGAATTGTGCTCCAAATCGTGCACAATGTCAGCTCGGATGGGATTCTGTTGGCTGTGCACGGAATGCATTCCTTGCAGCAGCCATTGCAATTCGGCCTCTTCCTGCGGTGTCAATGTCATCGTCATGTTCATATGACTGATCGAATCGAATGTCTTGTGTCGGCAGTTGAGGTGGCGAATCGTTGTCTTTTATACTGCCAGGGACGGCTGCTAAATTCCGTCGTCATGATGCTGATAGCAAGTGCTGGAGGAATGTTACATGCTGTGCATGCATGGACGCCAATAGACACTGCGACTTCGAATGATCTTCGATCGAGAATTGGGACGAGGGGATCTCTGCGGTATGTCAATTCGGCTCGTGAGGCATATCGCTTCGGAGGGGTGTGCACGGCGCGAGGAGCGAGGAACATTATCGCCAGTGCTGGAAAACAAG
This genomic window from Fulvia fulva chromosome 4, complete sequence contains:
- a CDS encoding ATP-dependent bile acid permease — translated: MAQIILDGARSGQLGLETPARDGICFNNVWDPQDAHFEQCFLPVIAAIPAILAAAILFLHILRLLIPARWRPRWTRPFVEEVLEPQVEVDLVPRRRWTFFSIALCALNTIGLLLQTLAAAAHLVHLQWYDETGRLAPKPEQVHFDIYDGIALLLVLPWLVNLVEVLLYQPRRVPYAILSTTVAFTIVSAILLENLTFNTECSDFFCVQKGLNIASTTVAVLILMLLLLMPSRDPLLPAKDISMPFTAPSSALRSPEEALTVWQFMTVTWLKPLMDIGGKRQLEFEDIWSLPHEFQHRMLHDNFRQLRGTVIKRLLIANGIDLVIVTILGLIEQVAQYGAPVFLQLILSSMEDPESPKRVALTYSAMALCSRLLGAQVSVFSLWFGRRCYERSRGEMITMLYEKTLGRKISFAEPEKKKDEAGARKGTTNGHANGHTNSETKAEAQQTWWSGFFSKQTSSVPENEPASMGKILNLMRNDVYEVAQRFWEFDNLIRKPIAILLSISLVVNYLGWPSLVAVGLVIFAQVMNALLAKALILVEKKRRVATDSKLQLISQFVEAIRHLRWYGWQDHWLSQVLSARQKELTYRIFSGIWVLLIGFVNTLSYDLTPVVAFASYTLIAKKPLTIDLAFPALQLFSMMTSQLKELPGLVIALINAWVAVQRIQDFMAEPDLQQMATAALIGGKLAVEGGSFSWPGANATVLTDISISFPEALTVVCGEVASGKTALLQALLGELDMHKGQLIRPPEPIGYCVQTPWLQSMSVRENILFSAPLEDDRYRAVLDACALTPDLAEFKAGDLSLIGENGIGLSGGQRARVALARAVYSRNKILLLDDPLAALDQQTAEHIVQKLFEGPLLKDRTVVLVTHRTDLVLRVAEQIVKIDAGQASILDKEAAVADLGLAAPYKQEKATVAEDEENAKKLAAAIPDKFIEDEHRAYGGVQAKVYWQYIKAGDLRFWAITIVILVVYRCLALLEAWFLKAWGEAYNTKAKASMFVYSHDVAYHTNDIFGDLPPPEDNIKPWLIGFLVLALGQSFAYIASQGMLLVIVYTAAKNMFRDIMEKVAYATFRFYDVTPVGRLMNRMTSDIGVIDGGISMQFSAISWMLISWISSVVVIASITPSFLVFTVVLAFVFVAVFRRFIPTSQNLRRLEMVSLTPLMSNFGELLNGLATVRAFGAQSRFQDRVISVVDTFQKMDHFYWSAQAWLQYRYDILSGLATFFLFLLAVWTNLSPGLTAFALLSASKFVNVTHGLCRQYGQLQMEFVSVERVVELLHLEQEPKGSIEPPAWWPSFDGDITFKNVVIKYAPHLDPALAGITFTVKGRSKTAIIGRTGSGKSTLALALLATILPDMGHISVDNVDLAEVDKQCLRTRVTFLAQDPVLFPGSMRKNLDPVNEHTDEECELVLRRVCERQGWQLASKVEGGGKNLSQGQRQLVGLARAVLRRSAIIILDEATASIDRETAMQIQQVMHEEMKDSTVITIAHRLEAVRNADYCIVLGKGKIIEQGPAAEMLGEHREEVAQNIDEDEDE
- a CDS encoding NAD-dependent malic enzyme, mitochondrial gives rise to the protein MSNGKFEHVPLSTSGPQECALIGKALLTTPYLNKASAFSEDERKQFDLGGLLPSRVNTLEEQVRRAYDQYQTHKTPLGKNTFMTSMKEHNEVLYYRLIQDHLKEMFPIIYTPTEGDAIADYSRLFRRPEGCFLDITKPENIEQALDRWGGPDDIDVIVASDGEQILGIGGQGVGAVLISIAKLVIYTLCAGVHPYRTLPVVLDVGTDNQELLNDDLYLGVQRPRARGEEYDAFIDKFVQACRKRYPKAYIHFEDFGLANARRILDKYTPQIACFNDDVQGTGCVTLAAIYAAAHVAKLKISELRFVMFGSGSAGTGIADQILDAISVESGKSKEEAVKQIYCVDKPGVLLQSFKDDLTPAQHPYAKADEEWKDSDHKSLLDVVKKVKPHVLIGTSTKPKAFTKDVVQEMAKHVDRPIIFPLSNPTRFHEADPKDLFEWTDGKVLTATGSPFPPVETKDGRKREIAECNNSTTFPGIGLGVILSRSKLLTKEMLVAAVKALAAQAPALKDPDAGLLPDIENVREISIKIAAGVIKQAVKDGLNQEKNIPEGEEDLEEWIREQMWVPEYRALKKVDRENASAVARGESGSKGVGKVDA
- a CDS encoding Ecp20-3, which codes for MLASSLLTLAAATLATALPAGVEPAAAPGQFEVTNFVFGCTVGCDWYLDIAVHPDIAGTHPSVPNGVHCEGNLDDNKSFKECAHVSNGSKLYAFISKDDNLLQLRYEVTDVATSTVYNYYGEKAVYAATSDYADLQTPEFNVTEISGTKSKSA